A stretch of the Bradyrhizobium sp. CCBAU 53351 genome encodes the following:
- a CDS encoding RbsD/FucU family protein — protein MLKSIDPILTPDLLWLLASMGHGDDLVVVDANHPATHIARSTSSQRLIQLPGMTMETAVRAIMSVYPLDDFDPDPVRVMMPVDDPDRVPDVQRAVLAEIERACGGAIAPGKLSRADFYRAAAAGFGVVQVGDSRGYGCFLIRKGVIS, from the coding sequence ATGCTGAAATCGATCGATCCGATCCTGACGCCCGACCTGCTCTGGCTGCTGGCCTCCATGGGCCACGGCGACGATCTCGTGGTCGTCGATGCCAACCACCCGGCCACGCACATCGCCCGCTCGACATCGTCGCAGCGCCTGATCCAGCTCCCGGGCATGACGATGGAGACGGCCGTCCGCGCCATCATGTCGGTCTATCCGCTCGATGATTTCGATCCAGATCCGGTACGCGTGATGATGCCGGTCGACGATCCCGATCGCGTGCCCGACGTGCAGCGCGCGGTGCTGGCGGAGATCGAACGCGCCTGCGGCGGCGCCATTGCTCCCGGCAAGCTCTCACGGGCGGATTTCTATCGCGCGGCGGCGGCGGGCTTCGGCGTCGTGCAGGTCGGCGACAGCAGGGGTTACGGCTGCTTCCTGATCAGGAAGGGCGTGATCAGCTAG
- a CDS encoding caspase family protein: MFRLKPLLMTASLVGSLFGFACGPVSAQVAPVEPAPTALQGPEQRVALVIGNSNYQNAPQLQNPDNDAQSMAQFLNSAGFEVVAATDLTQNDMLRVVQDFSAKVSARGPNTVAMVYYAGHGVQLAGENYLVPVDAKVSNPTELVNNSVRLVDVMSTLETIPSRMRIVILDACRNNPFPTVNDAGRGLAIVDAPNGSIVGYSTAPGAEALDGTGGHSPYTQAFLNVAREPNVPIEQLFKRVRLQVNQTTSGAQIPWESSSLTSDFTFFGDTVVAANRAPVKAPVVQMAANLPSRSTRQAYDYVVSEGRPEYYQEFIQMYPHDPLCDHVRWLLNNILLSQAWHKAVLVNSPLGYKSFYDSYGNSPYAQMALKLQVQPKQIPLMQATKFLAPQNIAPTFKIGNLGQPKYMPLQQGNGGGQSNGNLPIVQKPVDGNVIGKPGNGGQIVNLPAGNNNQPNQQNGTPTQTPGKIVTMPAPTNTPNNGGTGKIVTLPATNNKPDVGNVNGNINGKPGKIVSMPVNVGKGGTNVETKPVVQTQNNPIRVNNGVKINNTPVNKVQVQNNNRLQFNATNRMVNNGGNNFRQSMNQAPSMGGGNNHRGFMR, encoded by the coding sequence ATGTTCCGCCTAAAGCCTCTGCTGATGACAGCCAGCCTTGTTGGAAGCCTGTTCGGCTTCGCCTGCGGCCCTGTTTCCGCGCAAGTTGCCCCTGTCGAGCCGGCCCCCACCGCGCTGCAGGGCCCGGAGCAGCGGGTTGCCCTGGTGATCGGCAATTCGAACTACCAGAACGCCCCGCAGCTGCAAAATCCTGACAATGATGCGCAGTCCATGGCGCAGTTCCTGAACTCCGCCGGCTTCGAGGTGGTTGCCGCAACCGACCTGACCCAGAACGACATGCTGCGCGTGGTGCAGGACTTCTCCGCAAAAGTCTCCGCGCGCGGCCCGAACACGGTGGCGATGGTCTACTACGCCGGCCACGGCGTGCAGCTCGCCGGCGAGAACTATCTCGTTCCCGTCGATGCGAAGGTGTCCAACCCTACTGAGCTCGTCAACAATTCGGTGCGCCTCGTCGACGTGATGTCGACGCTGGAGACGATCCCGAGCCGCATGCGCATCGTCATCCTCGATGCCTGCCGCAACAACCCGTTCCCGACCGTCAATGATGCCGGCCGCGGCCTTGCCATCGTCGATGCGCCGAACGGCTCGATCGTCGGCTACTCGACCGCGCCGGGCGCCGAAGCGCTCGACGGCACCGGTGGCCACAGCCCGTACACGCAGGCCTTCCTGAACGTCGCGCGCGAGCCTAACGTGCCGATCGAGCAGCTGTTCAAGCGCGTCCGCCTGCAGGTGAACCAGACCACCAGCGGCGCGCAGATCCCGTGGGAGAGCTCCTCGCTCACCTCGGACTTCACCTTCTTCGGTGACACCGTGGTCGCCGCCAACCGCGCGCCGGTCAAAGCGCCCGTCGTGCAGATGGCCGCCAACCTGCCGAGCCGCTCGACGCGCCAGGCCTATGACTACGTCGTGTCCGAGGGCCGGCCGGAATATTATCAGGAGTTCATCCAGATGTATCCGCACGACCCGCTGTGCGACCACGTCCGCTGGCTGCTCAACAACATCCTGCTCTCGCAGGCCTGGCACAAGGCGGTGCTCGTGAACTCACCGCTCGGCTACAAGAGCTTCTACGACAGCTACGGCAACAGCCCCTATGCGCAAATGGCGCTGAAGCTGCAGGTGCAGCCGAAGCAGATCCCCCTGATGCAGGCGACCAAGTTCCTGGCTCCGCAGAACATTGCCCCGACCTTCAAGATCGGCAATCTCGGCCAGCCCAAATACATGCCGCTGCAGCAGGGTAATGGTGGTGGCCAGAGCAATGGCAACCTTCCCATCGTGCAGAAGCCGGTCGATGGAAATGTCATCGGCAAGCCCGGCAATGGCGGCCAGATCGTCAACCTGCCGGCGGGCAACAACAACCAGCCGAACCAGCAGAACGGCACGCCGACGCAGACCCCGGGCAAGATCGTCACCATGCCTGCGCCGACCAACACGCCCAACAATGGCGGTACGGGCAAGATAGTCACCTTGCCTGCGACCAACAACAAGCCGGACGTCGGCAACGTCAACGGCAACATCAACGGCAAGCCTGGCAAGATCGTGAGCATGCCGGTGAATGTCGGCAAGGGCGGCACGAATGTCGAGACCAAACCGGTCGTTCAGACCCAGAACAACCCGATCCGCGTCAACAACGGTGTGAAGATCAACAACACTCCGGTGAACAAGGTGCAGGTGCAGAACAACAACCGCCTGCAGTTCAATGCGACCAACCGCATGGTCAACAACGGTGGCAACAATTTCCGCCAGTCGATGAACCAGGCCCCAAGCATGGGCGGCGGCAACAACCACCGCGGTTTCATGCGCTGA
- a CDS encoding threonine/serine dehydratase, which produces MTEQLLPIGPADIDAAARVIAPYAIRTPLLSFPVLNERVGAKVFLKPEMLQRTGSFKFRGAFNKVFSIPQDKRAGGVVAFSSGNHAQGVAAAAKILDMQATIVMPADAPLSKRERTKSYGAEVVLYDRDKDDREAISRGIAEKRGATLVRPYDDPFVIAGQGTAGREIAEDMAALGLSPDIVVAPASGGGLIAGVATAVKALYPQAEIVVAEPEAFDDHGISLTAGHREPHGPAGRTICDALMALIPGEMTFAINSKLLARGVTASDKEVGAAVAFAYRELKLVVEPGGAVGLAALLAGRLDVAGKNVVIVLSGGNVDADLFAELVA; this is translated from the coding sequence ATGACCGAACAACTTCTCCCGATCGGCCCTGCCGACATTGATGCCGCCGCGCGTGTGATCGCGCCTTACGCCATCCGCACCCCGCTGCTGTCCTTTCCGGTGCTCAACGAGCGCGTTGGTGCGAAAGTGTTTTTGAAGCCGGAGATGCTCCAGCGCACCGGCTCCTTCAAGTTCCGCGGCGCCTTCAACAAGGTGTTCTCGATCCCGCAGGACAAGCGCGCCGGCGGCGTCGTCGCGTTCTCCTCCGGCAACCACGCCCAGGGCGTGGCGGCGGCGGCAAAAATCCTCGACATGCAGGCGACCATCGTGATGCCCGCGGATGCGCCGCTGTCCAAGCGCGAGCGCACCAAATCCTACGGCGCCGAAGTCGTGCTCTATGATCGCGACAAGGACGACCGCGAGGCGATCTCGCGCGGCATCGCCGAGAAGCGCGGCGCGACGCTGGTCAGGCCCTATGACGATCCCTTCGTGATCGCGGGGCAGGGCACCGCCGGCCGCGAGATCGCCGAGGACATGGCGGCTCTCGGCCTCAGCCCTGACATCGTGGTGGCGCCGGCCTCCGGCGGCGGCCTGATCGCGGGCGTCGCGACGGCCGTGAAGGCGCTCTATCCCCAAGCCGAGATCGTGGTGGCCGAGCCCGAGGCGTTCGACGATCACGGCATTTCACTGACCGCCGGCCATCGCGAGCCGCATGGGCCCGCGGGCCGCACCATTTGCGATGCGCTGATGGCGCTGATCCCCGGCGAGATGACCTTTGCGATCAACAGCAAGCTGCTCGCGCGTGGCGTCACGGCGTCGGACAAGGAAGTCGGCGCTGCCGTCGCCTTCGCCTATCGCGAGCTGAAGCTGGTGGTCGAGCCCGGCGGAGCCGTCGGTCTTGCCGCACTGCTCGCCGGCCGCCTCGACGTCGCCGGCAAGAACGTCGTCATCGTGCTGTCCGGCGGCAATGTCGACGCGGATCTGTTTGCCGAACTGGTGGCTTAG
- a CDS encoding glycosyltransferase family 1 protein, whose protein sequence is MRILVATDAWHPQVNGVVRTLTKLADAAEALGVQFTFLTPQSFRTFAMPSYRDVRLAMPRPARIAKLIEEARPDSIHIATEGPIGLMVRRYCRQRRLPFTTSFHTRFPEYVRARVPVPGSLIWRALRRFHAPSRAVMAATPALARELTERGFDNVVLWPRGVDTHVFHPRAIDLCLPAPVFLSVGRVAVEKNLEAFLELDLPGTKVIVGDGPARAALEEAYPDAIFLGEKHGEALAEIYAAADVFVFPSKTDTFGLVLLEALASGLPVAAFPVKGPRDVIGDAPVGALDHDLRSACFAALDVSRQDCVEFAANYTWEASARAFVDSIQAVGAVLPGRNDAEQPRFVA, encoded by the coding sequence ATGCGTATCCTGGTCGCGACCGACGCCTGGCACCCGCAAGTCAATGGTGTGGTTCGGACGCTGACCAAACTCGCTGACGCCGCGGAGGCGCTCGGCGTCCAGTTCACGTTCCTGACGCCGCAATCGTTCCGCACCTTTGCGATGCCGAGCTATCGCGACGTGCGGCTGGCCATGCCGCGCCCGGCACGGATTGCAAAGCTGATCGAGGAGGCGCGTCCGGACAGTATCCACATTGCGACGGAGGGGCCGATCGGCCTGATGGTCCGCCGCTATTGCCGCCAGCGCAGGCTGCCGTTCACGACCAGCTTCCACACCCGCTTTCCCGAATATGTCCGCGCCCGCGTGCCGGTGCCGGGCTCGCTGATCTGGCGCGCGCTGCGCCGTTTCCATGCGCCCAGCCGCGCCGTGATGGCGGCAACGCCGGCGCTCGCCCGCGAGCTGACCGAGCGCGGCTTCGACAATGTCGTGCTGTGGCCCCGCGGCGTCGACACCCATGTGTTCCATCCGCGCGCCATCGACCTCTGCCTGCCGGCACCGGTGTTCCTGTCGGTCGGCCGCGTCGCGGTGGAGAAGAATCTCGAAGCGTTCCTCGAGCTCGATCTGCCCGGCACCAAGGTGATCGTCGGCGACGGCCCGGCCCGCGCCGCGCTGGAAGAGGCCTATCCCGATGCGATCTTCCTCGGCGAGAAGCACGGCGAGGCCCTGGCGGAGATCTATGCGGCCGCCGATGTGTTCGTCTTCCCGAGCAAGACCGACACGTTCGGCCTGGTCCTGCTGGAGGCGCTGGCGAGCGGCCTGCCGGTCGCGGCCTTCCCGGTGAAGGGACCCCGCGACGTGATCGGTGACGCCCCGGTCGGCGCGCTCGATCACGACCTGCGCAGCGCCTGCTTCGCGGCGCTCGATGTCTCCCGGCAGGACTGTGTCGAATTCGCCGCCAACTACACCTGGGAAGCCTCGGCGAGGGCCTTTGTCGACAGTATCCAGGCGGTAGGGGCTGTGCTGCCGGGCCGGAACGATGCGGAACAGCCGCGTTTCGTCGCCTAA
- a CDS encoding UDP-2,3-diacylglucosamine diphosphatase, with translation MGSYDVSDESPERRFRTLFISDVHLGARGSQADLLLDFLRYHDADTIYLVGDIVDGWALKSSWHWPQSHNDLVQKLLRKARKGAKVIYIPGNHDEFLRNYYGTHFGGIDVVENTVHTGADGKRYLVIHGDIFDLVVQNARWLAHLGDKAYDFAIQMNRFVNFFRRLFKVPYWSLSQWAKQKVKNAVNYIGAFEQALAAEARRHDADGVICGHIHYAVIRDEGGIRYMNCGDWVESCTALVEHDDGHFEIITWADHLQKPADVPQVAARAA, from the coding sequence ATGGGAAGTTACGATGTGAGTGACGAGAGCCCGGAGCGGCGCTTTCGCACGTTGTTCATCTCCGACGTTCATCTCGGAGCCCGCGGTTCTCAAGCCGATCTTCTGCTCGACTTCCTGCGCTACCATGATGCCGACACGATCTATCTGGTCGGCGACATCGTCGACGGCTGGGCGCTGAAATCGAGCTGGCACTGGCCGCAATCCCACAACGACCTCGTCCAGAAGCTTTTGCGCAAGGCGCGCAAGGGCGCCAAGGTCATCTACATCCCCGGCAATCACGACGAGTTCCTGCGCAATTATTACGGCACGCATTTCGGCGGCATCGACGTGGTCGAGAACACCGTCCACACCGGCGCCGACGGCAAGCGCTACCTCGTCATCCACGGCGACATCTTCGATCTCGTGGTGCAGAACGCGCGATGGCTCGCCCATCTCGGCGACAAGGCCTACGATTTCGCGATCCAGATGAATCGCTTCGTCAACTTCTTCCGCCGCCTATTCAAGGTGCCCTATTGGTCGCTGTCGCAATGGGCCAAGCAGAAGGTCAAGAACGCGGTGAATTATATCGGCGCGTTCGAGCAGGCGCTCGCCGCCGAGGCGCGGCGTCACGACGCCGACGGCGTGATCTGCGGCCACATCCACTACGCCGTGATCCGCGACGAGGGCGGCATTCGCTACATGAATTGCGGCGACTGGGTCGAGAGCTGCACGGCGCTCGTCGAGCATGACGACGGTCATTTCGAGATCATCACTTGGGCGGATCATCTGCAGAAGCCGGCAGACGTCCCTCAGGTTGCAGCCAGAGCTGCATGA
- the thiD gene encoding bifunctional hydroxymethylpyrimidine kinase/phosphomethylpyrimidine kinase, whose protein sequence is MTTPVALTIAGSDSGGGAGIQADLKTFAALGVYGASVITALTAQNTRGVTGIHAVPAAFVTEQIDAVFSDLDVGAVKIGMVAQAASIDAIAAALSRWSPRHVVLDPVMVATSGDRLLAAEAVDALRTKLMPLASVITPNLPEAAALLNEPVAASEAEIESQGRRLLALGCRAVLIKGGHGEGAESIDYLVRGEATIALAAPRVATRNTHGTGCSLSSAVAAGLAKGEDLETAVRNAKIWISAAIAAADRFSVGHGHGPVHHFHGFY, encoded by the coding sequence ATGACGACCCCGGTCGCACTCACCATCGCGGGTTCCGACTCGGGCGGCGGCGCCGGGATCCAGGCTGACCTGAAGACCTTCGCCGCGCTCGGCGTCTACGGCGCGTCCGTCATCACGGCCTTGACCGCGCAGAATACGCGCGGCGTCACCGGCATCCACGCCGTGCCGGCGGCGTTCGTCACCGAGCAGATCGATGCGGTGTTCTCCGATCTCGACGTCGGCGCGGTGAAGATCGGCATGGTGGCCCAAGCCGCCAGCATCGATGCGATCGCGGCCGCGCTGTCGCGCTGGTCGCCGAGGCATGTCGTGCTCGATCCCGTGATGGTCGCGACGTCAGGGGACCGGCTGCTCGCCGCGGAAGCCGTCGATGCGCTGCGCACGAAACTGATGCCGTTGGCGTCGGTGATCACGCCAAACCTGCCGGAAGCCGCGGCCCTGCTCAACGAGCCGGTCGCGGCAAGCGAAGCGGAGATCGAAAGCCAGGGACGGCGCCTGCTGGCGCTCGGCTGCCGTGCGGTCCTGATCAAGGGCGGGCACGGCGAGGGCGCCGAAAGCATCGACTACCTCGTCAGGGGCGAAGCAACGATCGCGCTCGCCGCACCGCGCGTCGCCACCCGCAACACCCATGGCACCGGCTGCTCGCTATCCTCGGCGGTCGCGGCGGGGCTCGCCAAGGGCGAGGATCTGGAAACCGCCGTCCGCAACGCCAAGATCTGGATCAGCGCCGCGATCGCCGCCGCCGACCGCTTCAGCGTCGGCCACGGCCATGGGCCGGTCCATCATTTCCACGGATTCTACTGA
- a CDS encoding PAS domain-containing sensor histidine kinase encodes MLSPHGICLLWEPELIWLHVVADACIAAAYFSIPFALAILVTKRRDLKFGWVYWAFAIFIMACGLTHVLSIYTLWVPIYGIEGIVKAATAVASVVTAGALWPLLPKILTIPSPFELRQVQAALEEEEIKSRDATLLLQQVSDAQRAMRESVTRLTAIVETAVDGVILFDAQDRVLLFNPACERLFGYSADEVMGRNVTMLMPEAGAAPDGQARQFVTAGEATGLRKDGSTFPMDVSVGQARQDGELIFVGIVHDLTARKLTERQLQQAQKMETVGQLSGGIAHDFNNLLTVIIGNAEHLSEQLKARPDLRRFADDISQSGERGAELTQRLLAFSRRQLLQPQTIDCRGLLESMFKLLKRTLREDIEIKTASRPGTILAFADRAQLESAVLNLALNAQDAMPAGGHLTLSTELTALDDDYRAAHPEVASGAYALISISDDGEGMTPEVTQRAFEPFFTTKEVGKGSGLGLSMVYGFAKQSGGHVSIYSEKGLGTTVRIYLPRADTGQSQTDLSDGEDAAPRGYETILIAEDDPFVRSSVIRRVEALGYRVVAAVNGKEALQQLRTDPSIDMLFTDIVMPGGMSGWELADQARRIRPSLPVLFTSGYALETLVEQGRAHAQAIVLTKPYRKVELAQRLRDAFAAAAVAS; translated from the coding sequence ATGCTTTCGCCGCACGGCATCTGCCTGTTGTGGGAACCCGAGCTGATCTGGCTTCACGTCGTGGCCGACGCCTGCATCGCCGCCGCCTATTTTTCGATTCCCTTTGCCCTGGCAATTCTGGTTACCAAGCGGCGCGACCTCAAATTCGGCTGGGTCTACTGGGCCTTCGCGATCTTCATCATGGCGTGCGGCCTGACCCATGTGCTGTCGATCTACACGCTGTGGGTCCCGATCTACGGCATCGAGGGCATCGTCAAGGCGGCGACCGCGGTGGCATCCGTGGTCACGGCGGGCGCGCTGTGGCCGCTGCTGCCGAAGATCCTGACGATCCCCTCGCCGTTCGAGCTGCGCCAGGTCCAGGCCGCGCTCGAGGAGGAGGAGATCAAGAGCCGCGACGCCACGCTGCTGCTCCAGCAGGTCAGCGACGCCCAGCGCGCGATGCGCGAGAGCGTGACGCGCCTCACCGCCATCGTCGAGACCGCGGTCGACGGCGTCATCCTGTTCGACGCGCAGGACCGTGTCCTGCTGTTCAATCCGGCCTGCGAGCGCTTGTTCGGCTACTCCGCCGACGAGGTGATGGGCCGGAACGTCACGATGCTGATGCCCGAGGCCGGCGCTGCGCCCGACGGCCAGGCGAGGCAATTCGTGACCGCCGGCGAAGCCACCGGTCTGCGCAAGGACGGATCGACCTTCCCGATGGACGTGTCGGTCGGCCAGGCGCGGCAGGACGGCGAATTGATCTTCGTCGGCATCGTCCACGATTTGACCGCGCGCAAGCTGACCGAGCGGCAGCTGCAGCAGGCGCAGAAGATGGAGACGGTCGGCCAGCTCTCGGGCGGCATCGCTCACGACTTCAACAATCTCCTGACCGTCATCATCGGCAACGCCGAGCATCTGAGCGAGCAGCTCAAGGCGAGGCCCGACCTGCGGCGCTTTGCCGACGACATCTCCCAGTCGGGCGAGCGCGGTGCCGAGCTGACGCAGCGCCTGCTCGCGTTCAGCCGCCGCCAGCTGCTGCAGCCCCAGACGATCGATTGCCGGGGCCTGCTCGAGTCCATGTTCAAGCTGCTCAAGCGCACCTTGCGCGAAGACATCGAGATCAAGACGGCCTCCCGGCCCGGCACGATCCTGGCCTTCGCAGATCGCGCCCAGCTCGAATCCGCCGTGCTGAACCTTGCGCTCAACGCGCAGGATGCGATGCCGGCCGGCGGTCACCTGACCCTGAGTACGGAGTTGACTGCGCTCGACGACGATTATCGCGCCGCTCACCCCGAAGTCGCATCCGGGGCCTATGCGTTGATCTCGATCAGCGACGACGGCGAAGGCATGACGCCGGAGGTCACCCAGCGCGCCTTCGAGCCGTTCTTCACGACCAAGGAGGTCGGCAAGGGCTCCGGTCTCGGCCTCAGCATGGTCTATGGCTTCGCCAAGCAATCAGGCGGCCATGTCTCGATCTACAGCGAGAAAGGCCTTGGGACGACGGTCCGGATCTACCTGCCGCGCGCGGACACCGGACAATCACAGACCGACCTGTCCGACGGCGAGGACGCGGCGCCGCGCGGATACGAGACGATCCTGATCGCGGAGGACGATCCGTTCGTCCGCTCATCCGTCATTCGCAGGGTTGAGGCGCTCGGATATCGCGTCGTCGCCGCGGTCAACGGCAAGGAGGCGTTGCAGCAGCTGCGCACCGACCCCAGCATCGACATGCTGTTCACCGACATCGTGATGCCAGGCGGCATGAGCGGCTGGGAGCTCGCCGATCAGGCGCGGCGGATTCGCCCCTCGCTGCCGGTCCTGTTCACCTCGGGCTACGCGCTGGAGACCCTGGTCGAGCAAGGCCGCGCGCACGCGCAGGCCATCGTGCTGACCAAGCCCTATCGCAAGGTCGAGCTCGCCCAGCGGCTCAGGGACGCCTTCGCCGCGGCGGCCGTGGCCTCCTAA
- a CDS encoding Lrp/AsnC family transcriptional regulator has protein sequence MVPFFVQIKCKLGQSYTVANALAEAEIASEIYSTAGQYDLLVKFYVDKDTDIGHFVNEKVQVLPGIQDTLTIITFKAFGAS, from the coding sequence ATGGTTCCTTTTTTCGTCCAGATCAAATGCAAGCTCGGCCAGTCCTACACGGTGGCCAATGCGCTTGCCGAAGCCGAGATCGCCTCCGAGATCTACTCCACGGCCGGCCAATACGACCTTCTCGTGAAGTTCTACGTCGACAAGGACACCGACATCGGCCATTTCGTCAACGAGAAGGTGCAGGTGCTGCCGGGCATCCAGGACACCCTCACCATCATCACCTTCAAGGCGTTTGGCGCCAGCTAG
- a CDS encoding cytochrome c: MLQRTILAGLLAAVIAAGVYWWLSAPKVAAAGHAPARAANLANGEVMFNAGGCASCHATPDQPDRGRLGGGVAIKSPFGTFYAPNISPDPNDGIGKWTDTDFVNAVMHGVSPGGQHYFPAFPYTSYQHARREDVVDLFAYLKTLPPVTGKVRDHDMRFPFNIRRNVGIWKFLFLDDKPLIADAGKSPQFNRGAYLVNSFGHCAECHSPRNALGGIIAGQRFAGGPNPEGEGWVPNITQKRLGEWSVKDIAYFLKNGELPDGDSVGGAMTRVIKNTSQLPEEDIAAMADYLKSLPPVEGPPRPKRKEAGKDAG, from the coding sequence ATGTTGCAACGAACAATTCTCGCAGGCCTGCTCGCCGCGGTCATTGCCGCGGGCGTCTATTGGTGGCTCAGCGCGCCGAAGGTGGCGGCCGCGGGCCATGCGCCGGCCCGTGCGGCAAACCTTGCCAATGGCGAGGTGATGTTCAACGCCGGGGGCTGCGCGTCCTGCCATGCGACGCCGGACCAGCCCGATCGTGGCAGGCTCGGCGGCGGCGTCGCGATCAAGTCGCCGTTCGGAACGTTCTACGCGCCGAACATCTCGCCCGATCCGAACGACGGCATCGGCAAATGGACGGACACCGACTTCGTCAACGCGGTGATGCACGGCGTCTCGCCGGGCGGGCAGCATTATTTTCCCGCCTTTCCCTACACCTCCTACCAACACGCCAGGCGCGAGGACGTGGTCGATCTCTTTGCCTATCTGAAGACGCTGCCGCCCGTGACTGGCAAGGTGCGCGACCATGACATGCGCTTTCCGTTCAACATCCGGCGCAATGTCGGCATCTGGAAATTCCTGTTCCTGGACGACAAGCCGCTCATCGCCGACGCCGGCAAGTCACCGCAATTCAATCGCGGCGCCTATCTCGTCAACAGCTTTGGCCATTGCGCGGAATGCCACAGCCCGCGCAACGCGCTGGGCGGGATCATCGCGGGCCAGCGCTTTGCCGGCGGGCCCAATCCGGAAGGCGAGGGCTGGGTGCCCAACATCACCCAGAAGCGCCTCGGCGAGTGGAGCGTGAAAGATATCGCCTATTTCCTCAAGAACGGCGAATTGCCCGACGGCGACAGTGTCGGCGGCGCGATGACGCGCGTGATCAAGAACACCTCGCAATTGCCCGAGGAAGACATTGCGGCGATGGCAGACTACCTCAAATCGCTGCCGCCTGTGGAAGGCCCGCCGCGGCCCAAGCGCAAGGAAGCCGGCAAGGACGCCGGCTAA
- a CDS encoding CHRD domain-containing protein, whose amino-acid sequence MNKTIIAALALGAISFAGPASAEKLKATLDGKSEVPATTSSGTGTADLNYDAASKKLSWTVTYSGLSGPATAAHFHGPAEAGKNAGVAIAIPNATASPVKGEATLTDAQAADLLGGKLYVNIHTAANPGGEIRGQVTK is encoded by the coding sequence ATGAACAAGACCATCATTGCCGCCTTAGCGCTCGGTGCCATCAGCTTCGCAGGCCCGGCCAGCGCCGAAAAGCTCAAAGCAACGCTCGACGGCAAGTCCGAGGTGCCGGCAACCACCAGCAGCGGCACCGGAACAGCGGACCTGAACTATGATGCCGCCAGCAAGAAGCTGTCCTGGACCGTCACCTATTCCGGCCTCTCCGGCCCCGCCACCGCCGCCCATTTCCACGGACCTGCCGAGGCCGGCAAGAATGCCGGCGTGGCGATCGCGATTCCGAATGCGACCGCCAGCCCCGTGAAGGGCGAAGCGACCCTCACCGACGCGCAGGCTGCCGATCTGCTCGGCGGCAAGCTCTACGTCAACATCCACACCGCGGCGAACCCGGGCGGCGAGATCCGCGGTCAGGTGACGAAGTAA